Below is a genomic region from Astatotilapia calliptera chromosome 13, fAstCal1.2, whole genome shotgun sequence.
ATGTACTGCACGCTAAATAACTTATTTGTGTTCGAGTAGAGGCCAATAAGAGGCCAACTTCTTCcatgaaaagaaacagacatgcTAACACACTGATGAATGAGGTACTAGGATTAAACtatgtaatttttttcaagGGGAAAATTCCCCAAATTGTGTAACTGCAACTGtatttgcactgttttaaaCATGACTTTTTTTAACCACTTCCATTTATTGAGGTTTCATTTACTCAATGAGCTGGCCTTATTATACATATATGGTTATCTATTCATCTCCCACCCCTCAAATGCCTCAAACATTTCCTTACCTCATCTTTTTTCTTGCAGACAACAGCAAAAACTTTGGTTTGATTGCCTGTCTCCTGTGAGAGACGGAAGTGACCGAGCAGAACTGAATCCATTCTGAGAAATGAAGCACAATTAAACAATTGTCAATCCTTTATACTCTCTATGGGTCCAGCTGAGTTTAGAGAAAAGATGAGGTGTACCTGGTGTTCCTGGTACGCAAACGGGGAACAACGGACAAAGGCTCCTCAGGGGTGGTCAGCATGATGACGTGGCCATCAGGGAAGAAGCGGAGGTACCTGAGGTAACAATGTCATCACCAGTGTTTGTCAAGTTacgtgaaaaaagtaatcagtaactaattactgattacttcccccaaaaagtaatcccgttactttactgattacttactttcaaaagtaattaattacttagttactttttaaaaacacgatttacaacctgaataggtgataaagcgatagatctttcagtccaattctactttttctacataatcaatcatacaaaatgtaaccaaatggaaaagcatctttttaaaacttgttttattagttttaatcttttaactttatgcatcaagcaaaaattttattatatgcaacattctctgactggaagaaattagtttaacatttaaacctattttctgcacattccagcacataaaataaaatattttttgtgtttacactcactctttcaaatagatgcaagtaaaacacagcagaaaataaataaagtcctttggtctagcggtccttttgctctattttcacctgtaaagcaggagtagggtaggcggagatttaccctggtgcaggtgtgccgcagcggtcagtggaagaatccgcgagtttctctgtgactttcccattacgtcgtagcacacttggtgcttgcttggaagtttaggggtttttttcgctgtaaaaataagttttcttcccacgcacgatggacgctaatgtttttgtcactttttatggaatcaaattCAAAGTAAGGTcggtacttccacactttaaacgctgcacgctcatactctctcccgcactcgatatattatccattgttgatctgcacacagctgttgtcaccaacgtcgcacttgcttacgtcactgtcatgagacattcttgcaaaaaaaaaaaaaaaaaatcacggttttagtaatgcagtgttcctacgggaaagtaacggtaatctaattaccgtttttgcaatagtaatcccttactttactcgttacttgaaaaaagtaatcggattacagtaacgcgttactgcccatctgtGGTCGTCACTGTCAAAAATGTCATCTGTGGTTTCGTTACAACtcacaataaataaagactACACTCAAATATTTACCTGTAGTATTCAACATGGTGCCAAGCCCTGTAAAATCCATCCAGTGATTCCTCTCCTTGGCGAATGTACGATGTTTTGCTGATATACACACCTGTGGAAAGAAAATGAATCATCCAGTAATTCGTTTACATTGAATATGGCAGCAATAACTTCTAAAAGCATCAGCAAAAAACAACACTAGTGGCTGGTAATTTGAGGCATTTAGCTCTCAACTGTTGTTAGCTGCATGTAACAATCATCTAAAAGTTTGCAGCATAAAGAAGTATTACACCCGTAACATTATTCCTGCGGTCTTTTTATGTACTGAAACTCAGTACCCTTCCAGCAGCTGCCTCACACTGCAGGGGGCAACAGTGAACTGCAAGTTAAGAGCAGGTATGCAAACGTGGGTGGCAAACTTTCATGAAGTCCTTATACCTAGAGACCAGTTGGCGACACAAATATGAATTTCCCACCAAATGAAATTAGTCACAAAGAAATTTCTGCCCCAAAAACCTCCTTTCGTTTGCTTCGGGTCACTAGCAGATTCCCCATAGTTTACATGGAAGACACAGACTCGTCTGCAAACACTGTACAGTTACACTCCATGATGTAGTGAAAAAACATTCCCCTTCACAGTAAAACTTGGGTTTTACCACTGTAACCACACgtttaaaaatctgaaatttttattttgaaggtgaatGATCTCCACCGAGTAGCTGACATATGCTTGCAGATCAGCCTCCATGCAAACTACTGAAGATTGCAATCACGAGGTGGTTTTCGACAGCACCATATTTCTCTGTGACAAATTTCAAGTTAGCAATTGCTAGCAACTGCTCTTTTCCCTCTTCAACAGTGGTTGGGAGATGGTCGCTGCCAGGTCTCTAGGCCAACGTGATTTGAAATAAACtgctataaaaaaattaaaaaaaacattacgtGGAAAATTTTACTTGATAAGCACGCTTGTGGTATCtgtcttgataaaaaaaaaaaaatttctatgACACTCTAGCTCTTAAATCATTTTGTATCTGTTACAAAACAGTACCTTTGGTATTttctagagatggcacgataccacttttttatgtccgataccgataccgatatcataaatttggatatctgccgataccgatatgaatccgatatagtgttttttaatcaacaaaactgttttttaaaatatcttgctgcattttgcaagtctgcaagttcatactcaagtttaaaacaacaactacactaaagctattctgttatacctgtatacaaaaaaaatatttcatagttcagcaatactgatcaatctaataaacttagacctacaccatcctccctattctggtattttaaagagtacttagcataaatattaagcaacctaactaatagggttccaactcccagcaacaacaaaaataaataaataaaaaatagggaaccaccccatgatgcttaatcaacgtaatcaaccttaatttgatgcagtgtgaaaaaaaatgcacagaaatcaattatttttcaagaaatattaaatagattcaacatctttcttcaacaaaattgcagactgcacagatggtaccttcccaaaggaaaatgtactatagcttactagggtatatatattagacttaatagtcactatatacagtaattgacttctattcattttacatcaaattaaaactttgggtgtcagataattatttattaaaagctagacattttaaatgagaataagaaagaaaagtatgtctttgtgccccctattccctgttaatgccctatcggcccccctggctaaactttgctagatccgcccctgcacagttaccagccgtcagctacgtagaaaaagatcctggtgtagaaagtaataataaataaattgtaacaacagcttatcaagcttaaacgtgctgctgttgttcagccgctggtttcctctttctggcgcaaagtggaccaaaaacaaacaagagagactcacgacagaaaagccgatcagctgatcattagcagtttcacgattgaagtagcagcaggagaggcagtcgctcgttaagcttaacgcaggaatgctttacaaacattcagagatggacttacacacttgctttacttctctcggggataactttgtcggagatgaaatgccagattgctagcgaagctccaaatgctatccagaccaccgacaggtcccgcatgccacagctgctctatcacgtgatgcatactgctccgacgttctgaggcgagttacggcgtgttgcaagttttgtgaggtgctttcgtgatatttaatggatcggattacattttttatttttctccgatatccgatccagtaatttaggtcagtatcggaccgataccgatacgtaatatcggatcggtccatctctagtatttTCCTGCACTAATGTGGGTTTAGAAACCTGAGGTGTCAGTAGTAATTACCATCAAAACGGACTCTGGGCCTTTGCAGGAACATCTCCCTCCAAGATGTGAAGGGTACAAGTTTAGTGCACTTCCGTCCCCAAACTCTTAAACAAGCCAAGCGCCAAATCTCAGGGTCTCTGGAGAGAGAATGAAAGCGAAACAAAAAATTAAGAGCTCACAGCACCATGAGATCCTTTATTGCCTGATATAAAATTGGCAATTTTGTCAAAAGCTGAGCTTGCTGACAAATAATTTGTCATCCAGCTGATTTCTTTGAAAGCGAGGCTGACCTTGCACAAATGTAAAACCCACGGCAAACCAAAGACAGCTGCTCCAGAGCGCGCATGTCCAGATCGCTTGATACAACCCACCGAAATATGTACATCAGGATTTCCCGTGGCAAAGCTgcaatcaaaaaaagaaaagaatgataATGGCTATGTGTTTATTATGACTCGAGAGGTTTACAATGAAATTACATTAGAGTTTTTTACCTGAAATGTGCACCTGAGTCATTTCAACCTCAGGAGTGCAGATCTTTGGAAATGAGCCTTCCACAGATAGCTGCTGCTCGAAGTAGGCAAGTAGATCCTCGATCTCCCCATCAGCATCACTATCCTCCatgctgcaaaaaagaaaaataaacacagtatGCTCAGTTTAAGAAATTAGACTATGCACTGCTCTCATACAAGCCAGCACACTATATTATTCACCTACCAAactaaagcaaagaaagaaaagttgcttttgttgttgttgtaaatgGGGCAGCTTAAGTTTTAATCCAGCTGAGTGATCCTCCTCACACCCTCATTATAAGTTCAgcctagggctgctcgattatggcaaaaaatgataatcacaattattttcactgaaattgagatctcgattatttgacgatatttatttaaccctttaagacctaccatagaaccaagtccgccagagctttttttttttttttttttacatgctgtagtgccatttttgggagcatttcaagttgctatacatcaatacaactgttatagcccatattttaataatatgtatgcattaagtccatagtaattacattaattacaaaaaagtgcaataaactacaaaaaaattgaaaatcgttgttttttttttaacatatatatttctacttggggaaatttaagaggcttatccctcaaaactttaaatacaaaaaagttgcaaaaaatagtttagaagaacaggaaatttattttgagtgtcttcatagttttattttggggatatagcaatttttatatactgcagggaaaacaaaaaacaatcctatgatgcaaatttgcaaagaaaacagcaggtgcatcaaaataaactatttccagcagtgcaattcgagttctaagcatcccagaaactattcagaaaagtcaaacatgacttataaaaacaccagtataggcttttaaggcctacaagtaaaaaactacattttccgcgaaaatgacgtcacttccggtttcggacaggaaatggcggacatacGATAGCTCGCGTTGACGTCTTTTTCattgtgggaagtgttacgaacagctgtttctggaatattatgtttttgttcctgcaagcgctttttatgcaatttttgaaaagctttatgtggaaggaaaccgtgaccgaggacaagctgatggcataagatataagtacaactcctccggtttcatatgcaaaacaaattattgcgctagcttacgcagttccggttctacagggatttaaagggttaacaataacaatgtattgaataatgactttaaaaaataatataaaatagtgtgcaaatactgataacagggcaaatgtttgcaatataaaaaataaatgaaaaatgtaaacatctatgtttagtgaactttgcagtgttgctctgtggtgcagctacgacaccgtagcaaagtttacacactatgtctacttgatccacgacAAGtagaacccataatgtttccacaccactgaagtttttttttttttttacctctcttttcaaccaacggcagtcactctcctccccaagtaacttctgcttagctttccgagcttcccttggGTCTTCTTACCGGTAATTGTTGTGGCActtgttcgaaatgcagagaggtgcgctcgatttgccacacggagcagcgcgagagtaaagcacgagggaggggctaataatcggctcagtcatttttaatgatcgttgaaagcccagatcgtaatcgtgattaaaattcgattgaGCAGCCGTAGTTCAGCCTTTATACTACTAGTATAAtttcaataataattaatatagcAGCTCTCTGTTTAGCATCTTAATTACCTCACAGGGGAAAATGATCCCCGAAAAGAAAGCGATTTGCATAAGACTATAATTTTAGAACAACTTAATGTCTGAAAACATGCTGTCACAAAACAGACCTGCGGTaagattaaacaaaataaagcagcTTACTAGTTCCCTCCACCTCTGTCTGCATCAGGAGGACGGCTGTAGTTGATTTTAAACTCAATGTCAGGAACAAGCTGCATAGCCATGCGATAAAATTTGATAGCTGCAAGTAAAAACATCAGATTAGACATGAGAAACAAATCAAACAACCTCAGAGAAATTACAGAACTAAATGGACGGCGGGTAAGGATAAAGAGTTGTTAACTTCTAAagagttatttttatttgtggtAAAGTGCCATCTGTATCCTATGTAGCGCATACCTTCATAGACAGCTCCATTCTGCTCCTCCTGAGCAGCTCTCAAGAACAGCTCTGTGGCCTGAGGGAAGGTGACTCTCGTCAGTCATTTAACAGCTGATAATAATCGACAACACATGCAAGCTTAcagctagaaaaaaaataattccccAACTTGCCTTTTCCTCTCTAGCAATTTCTTGAGCCTTCCTCAGACCTTTGGCTTGGAGCAGTCGGTTGCTCGTTCCACTCGCTCCAGAGCTCGGTTTGAGCTCAGACATCCACTGAGCTCTGAACACATTGAGCTCCAGCTGGAATTCGATTACAACATTAATAGAGTGAGTGCCAAAGAAAGGTTTCAGCTTATCCATGCTTAGTTGAACTTTAACACTGCTGTTATAGCCTATTTGGTTTACAAATAGGCTATAACAGGCTATAATcgttgcaaacaaacaaaattaagtCCTCCTCGTCTTTCATTGTACCTGCCTAACATATGAGAATTAATTTGGCTGCCATGTTTTGCATACAGCGCAGGTTTTGCCACTTTAAACAAATAAGTACATGAGGGGATAACATATCTTATCTTTggccaaaagaaatgtttttgttagtgATTTCAGTGCTAGCTCGAAGGATACACTGATGCACAGTACAGGTTCGCTTTTAGGAATATTGTAGTTTTCTTGACCTTTATGCATTAATGacactgcagtttttgttttattttcagaagATAAGTTAGATGTACTGCTCCAGGCTCTGGGAAGGCCCCAGCCCTGACTGATAGCAtagtgtgtttttctctgcaggtATGTTTTTACTACATTggtagtgtgtttgggatcattgttatgctgaaaaatgaagctgttgacaATCAGAAGCTTTATAGATGGTTTTGCATGATGGATCAAAATAACAGCACCTCCACCATGTTATATAGACGGCAGCAGACACCCACTGTTGTACCACTCTCCTGGCTTCAACTGTACATATTGATGACAatttaaaagaagaatttaaaattagacccatcactccatcagacctgctGTCACTGATTGTCAGTGCAAGTTTTGTGTAATCTGACACATCTCAGTCTTTTCTCCCTGTGTCCCCTCAAGAATGTCTTCTTACCACGCTTACCTTCCACTAACACCACTGTGTGCTTTTatgactaaataaataaattgcaagAAAATGTGGCTCCTTGGAAGTAAAATTTAATGAAGCACAGCCCTAGAGTGTTGCACAAACCATAATTTATGTTGCTCACCTGAAGATCTGGATCATCTGAACTTTCATCTTCATCCTCTACTGTACTTTCAATATCTGCATTTTCGTCAGCCTGCACACAAAACCgaagttataatttaaaaaaattaatttacgGTTaactatttatataaaaaacagATTATCAGACATCCTGTATATAGCAGTCAATAAGGTGATAAATTTAGAGACTAGAATGGCAAGCCTCATGTAACCAAActtaataaacataaacattaaTATATGCATTTAGCTCACTTTGGGTTGAAGTTAATTACACTGCTACTCCCTAAACAAAATCGATTTAAAATGCATATGAAATACGTAATAAACAACAATATTGTAAGTACACGTTGCTTTATATGCATTGCACACCGTTTTTTGTTGACAGTTTGATGCTCCTTGTTATTACAGCACACTTCCCTGTTCATGTTGCGGTAAAtaagtttcatttttctttaacatACAAACTGTCAAAGTGGTCAAACTTGTTGCAAAAAATAGAAACTATAAAGTTCTGCTGTGGGCCTGATTTAGAAGCAACTCAGGTAACACAACCATATTTAGCTTAACAGTCTGCGATGCTAACCTCGGTGTATAATACTGTGAATTAATCTGCATATCGTTGATTTGAGGGTCTTGCATCTAAATGTAGGCGCCAAGTGTTGTAAATCAACTACTTTCGTAACTAGTTAGTAAACTAGTTAGCTTACAGCTCGGCTGAGCTGCAGGTAGCATTAAAAGAAGCCAGGTGACGTTAGCTACATTAGCTCGCTAGCTCGCTAACACTTTTCGCTGCATAACTGCCAAAAACACGGTGACCCACCATGACAACCTGGCCAGTAAGTCTCCTTGTTATCTTCACAGGCGGTCAGTATTACCGTTTACAGTTCACGGTCGGAGAAACGGACAACACAACGGACATATTTACGAGCTCGCAGGAACGCAGCCATTTCGCTGAGTAGCCCGGAGCCTCAGTGGCACAGGAAGTCAGGAGGCGCTGTGAGACTCGAGAAGCGCCCTGTGTCACTCCGGCTCTTCAATATcagctgaaaaataaacatcCCTGTGTGGGGCAGCGACTAGCAGCTGTCATTTATGAGtggcctgtatgtgtgtgttatattATAACAACAACTGTCTTTAGTGACCAAATTGTTGGCATGTTAATTACGGGACATTAAATACTCTGACAGGTGCACCTGTTCCACTGCTGGTggaaccagccaatcacatggcacaTTTAAGCATGATCAAGATGACCCACTGAAGCTAAacctgagcatcagaatgaggaagaaaggttaTTTAAGTGGCTTTGAATGTAGCATGGTTGTTGATTAAAACTAGATTCCAATTAACCACTCATCACAAccgcagaagagcatctctgaatgcacaacatgtggaaccttgaagcagatgggctgcagcagcagaagaccacactaaATGCAACTCCCATCAGCTAAGGGGAAATAGAGGCTACAGTTTGCACAGGGATgatagaagattggaaaaatgctgtctagtctgatgagtcttgaattctgctgcaacattcagatggttagcataaacaacatgaaagcatgaatccatcctgccttgtatccaTGGTTCAGGGTTGTGATGGTGTAATGGTGTTAGGTATATTTTCTTGGCAAACTTTGGGCAACTTAGTACCAACCAATCATTTAAATGCCAGAGCCTACCTCAGTTTTGgtcacagtgtacccatcttctgatggcttctTCCAGCTGGATAACACACTATGTCACAAAGTTCAGATAATCTCAAACTGACTCCTTGAACATGTCAGTGAGTTCCCTGTACTCAattggcctccacagtcaacatatgtcattctttttttttttttttaatttacttatttatttttgcaattcATTATAATATAGCACCAAATGGTAACAGCAGTCTCTGAAAGGCACTTTATACATGTAAAAAAGAATGCGGACTAACAATTTAGGGAGTAGGGAAAACGATGATGACCTCACATTTATAATaagggctctttttttttctttaatcaaaGAAGAGTGCGAAACAAGAGCACTAAATGTTGCTCACTTTCGCTTTTGCTCTGCACCTAAACATCTTTTCCACTCTTTGCGTATTTTTTATGTTACTGGCTGGTCTTTACACCTCGCCATTCGCCCTTCACGATTATGTCATAAAATGTCGATAACTTTAAATGACTGCACTGCTTCATGTTTATCTTCTCTAGCAATGCGTGGACTAAACACAGTAAAAGCCCTTCTTTAAATAGTCCGCACTCCTTAAAAGCGATATAGATACATAAAAGCTGGTGTTTACGCTCCAGCATCTTTACGACGGGATGAGAGGAGGACTGCTGTGATTTGTTGAAATTAAACCGCAGGGTCTTTTCACAGCAACGCGAGATCTTGGTAATCTCTGtgaggaaggaaggagggaaggaagggaggaaggGGCCTAGCTGGAGATTTATTTACGGTGTGTGTTGGGTACACTGGTTGCGGCTATTCGGAGTGTAACGGTAACAGTTAGCGGGCTAATGGAGTAAGCCATTTGTTTACCATCGACTACGAATGACTGGCTATGAACTGTTGGCGGTTTGACGCGAGGAGGGTAAGTGCTGTGTGCTGCTCGTCGTTTTATTTTGAGTAAGAAGCCCATTCTGTCCACTGTTTCTCTGATGGCTTGTCAGCAGCTGGGCCACCAGCAGCATCACAATGCGGTCAATGTTTATTTCTACCACGCTAGCTGATAGAGGGCTGGCTAAAATGTAACCACAAACTCACAGGGGGTTGTTGTAGTATTAAATCCAGTCAGTCTGAACAACGTCAGTGAACAAAGCAGTAAACAGTAGCTGGTTTGCTAGCTCTTGCCAGTAGGTTAACATAATGTGAACCCCTCTTTTGAAATGATTGGTGATAAATTGGCCAATATAATCAGTTTCCTGATACTGTGctgttacaaagaaagaaaaagatattGCCTCCTTCttaatttgtattctatttattatcattttaaacGTTTTAGGTCATGAATAAAGCTTGATGTTAGACAAACataacctgagtaaatgcaaaatgcagtttttaaatatgaGTTCATTTATTTAGGGTAAAACAGCACAGCTATCCAAACCCACATGactgtgtggaaaaagtgattgcccccctgaacctaataactggttgtgccacccttggcTGCAAGAACTGGAATCAAGTGTTTGTGATAAGTGGCAATGAGTCTGTCACATCACTGTCTAGGAATTTTGGCCCCTCTTCCATTAGTTTGGCCACATTGGAGAGTTTTCCGGCATGAACAGCCTATTTGAGATGCTTGAAATGCATGATCTTAATCTGATTTCACACCAGACCATGACTGGGCCACTCCAAAACAGACGGACagtctccttcaggattttctgataGATATCAGAAATTCATGGTCTCATCAATTACAGCAAGTcttccaggtcctgaagcagcaaagcagccccagaccatcacactgtGACCAttatgtttgactgttggtatgacgttatttttatgaatttttttttgttagttttacttCAGTCCAAAGAATATTTTGCCcaaatttttctttcagctgcaccCTTTAGCGCGGTCACCATgacagatcatctgcctccgcCTTATCCTATCTCTACCACCCCAGCACTAACCCTCTTCACGTCATGCTTCACTACATTCATTACTCCTTCcatggtcttcctcttttccacctTCCTGGCAGCTACATATTCAGCATCCTTTATGTAATATAtccactctccctcctctgcccATGTgtaaaccatctcagccttgccactctaactttgtctccatctCAACTTGAGCTGTCCCTCTAATGTTCTCTGATGCTGATATTGAGAATCTGCACAGCATCATCTAGGATAGCAAAACTATGAGTGATGGCTGCTGGAAGAAAGCTATTTTTAAACCTTGTTATGCTGTACTTTGGCACTAAAAGCCTTTGTGTAGAAGTAAGAAACTGAAACTCACTACGCAAAGCATGCAAGTCTTTCAGTCACATCTTGATGGAGGTGGACTTAAATTTTCTGTGTAATAACACATTGACCTCGAGggttatgatttttttattttattttattccaaatCCTGTATTCTATTAAATAAGGGATGGAAGGGTGACTATAAATTGCATGCATTCAATAAAAGATATGATATGAGTGAGCTGGTGTGTTTATGTTTCTACAAACTTCCGCTGTGTCGTAATTATTTCCATGCAGAGTTGCATTACTTTTTCACCATGATGTTGCGTTTATGATGGGAGAGGCGGACAGTTGTATAATGTCTTCTCCAGCACATCCCAAAATTTCCCCCCTGAACTACTCAAAATCCTAGTATTATCATCTCCGAAAATGGTGCACTATcaggaaagggaaaaaataataattcatgttttttgttttttaatccatATATTCAAGTAGTTAGCTGGCCTCAGTTTTTGGTCACCTGAAAAACTCGACGATATGAACTATGCATGGTGGGCGCATCACTTCACCTGCCTCTCTTCTTACCTCGATGCATCACATCCATCACTCTGGAGCATTCATCAGATCGCACGACCTTTTAGCATTGTTCCAGAGT
It encodes:
- the fbxo9 gene encoding F-box only protein 9, translating into MADENADIESTVEDEDESSDDPDLQLELNVFRAQWMSELKPSSGASGTSNRLLQAKGLRKAQEIAREEKATELFLRAAQEEQNGAVYEAIKFYRMAMQLVPDIEFKINYSRPPDADRGGGNYMEDSDADGEIEDLLAYFEQQLSVEGSFPKICTPEVEMTQVHISALPREILMYIFRWVVSSDLDMRALEQLSLVCRGFYICARDPEIWRLACLRVWGRKCTKLVPFTSWREMFLQRPRVRFDGVYISKTSYIRQGEESLDGFYRAWHHVEYYRYLRFFPDGHVIMLTTPEEPLSVVPRLRTRNTRMDSVLLGHFRLSQETGNQTKVFAVVCKKKDEKATDFQRNRFCRRNPAPEAEHSFHVGLALSSGGHQSFSKLVWIHHSCHITYKLTGETVITTFDLDRMYTPFFFARVKSYTAFSEQPL